Proteins found in one Tamandua tetradactyla isolate mTamTet1 chromosome 3, mTamTet1.pri, whole genome shotgun sequence genomic segment:
- the IDO2 gene encoding indoleamine 2,3-dioxygenase 2 isoform X2 — MKWPCEGAFHLPLIQAVKSVIFRPDPYGHPDQQPYIMVWQDLCENPPPWIKPFLTPLGQHDSPSVLPIKELGPSQALKLYPSLPPAVLPESQSDLLLFEAGPSSPPPYPSAPVQDPPSLSSPSPSSSSLSPQVHQEMIPDEPGPAHSTRSRRALSPSDVAVTLPLRPYGPPVDDGHGGEMPALQYWPFSSSDLYSWKNNNPPFSEAPTRLTGLVESLMFSHQPTWDDCQQLLGTLFTTEERDRILLEARKQVPGQDGRPTQLQHVIDDRFPLRRPNWDPNTSEGREHLSIYRQTLVAGLRAAARRPTNLAKVREVIQGADESPSVFLEKLMEAYRRYTPFDPQSEDQRASVAMAFIGQSAPDIRRKLQRLEGLQDLALRDLVKEAEKMFYKRERKKSW; from the coding sequence ATGAAATGGCCTtgtgaaggagcttttcatctacccttgattcaggccgtcaagtcagtcatcttccgccctgacccgtatggccacccggaccagcagccctacatcatggtgtggcaggacctgtgtgaaaacccacctccgtggataaagccgtttcttactcctcttggtcaacatgactctccctctgtacttccaatcaaggagctgggtccttctcaagctctgaaactctatccttctttgcctcctgcagtcctaccagaatcccaatcggatctactcctcttcgaagcaggtccttcttcccctcctccctacccttcagctccagtacaggaccccccttctctcagctcaccttctccctcctctagttctctctccccgcaggttcaccaagagatgatcccagatgaaccgggaccggcacatagtacacgaagcagacgagcactaagcccatctgatgtggcggtcactctccccctcagaccgtacgggcctccagtggatgacggacacgggggagaaatgcccgctctacaatactggcccttttcctcctctgacttatatagttggaaaaataataaccctcctttttccgaggctcccactaggctgactggattggtggagtcccttatgttctctcaccagcccacttgggatgattgtcaacaactcctggggactctcttcaccacggaggagcgagatcggatcctactggaagccaggaagcaagttcctggacaagacgggagacccacccaactccagcatgtcatcgacgatcggttcccgctgcgccgccctaattgggacccgaacacctctgaaggtagggagcatctgtccatctatcgccagactctagtagcgggtctccgagcagccgcacgccggcccaccaatttggccaaggtaagagaggttattcagggagcggacgaatcgccctcagtctttttagaaaaactaatggaagcataccgtaggtatactccctttgatCCTCAATcggaggatcaaagagcctcagtggccatggcctttatcggccaatcagctccagatattagacgcaagctgcagcgcttagaggggttgcaggacctagccttgcgagatttagtcaaagaagctgaaaaaatgttttataagagagagaggaaaaagagttggtaa